In the genome of Hymenobacter taeanensis, one region contains:
- a CDS encoding FAD binding domain-containing protein, translating to MNPFTYSHATAVDDAVRDKASHPDAAYIGGGTNLLDLMKENVERPTHLIGLNRLPLAKIQNNPEGGLRLGALATNADTAWHPEVEKRYPLLSQAILAGASPQLRNMATNGGNLMQRTRCYYFYDTATPCNKREPGSGCSAIGGYNRIHAILGTSQSCIATHPSDMCIALAALEAVVRVSGPNGERTIDFTDFHRLPGNAPHIDNTLRPGELITGLDLPAKGFEKNYSYLKLRDRTSYAFALVSVAAALELDGNTIKEARLALGGVAHKPWRDTDVEDSLKGQPATAETFRKAATQLLQGARGFGSNDFKVELAKRAIVRALKQATEMKQGPTDVFLNSNP from the coding sequence ATGAATCCTTTCACCTACTCCCACGCCACGGCCGTTGATGACGCCGTGCGCGATAAAGCCAGTCATCCTGACGCGGCGTACATCGGCGGCGGCACCAACCTGCTTGACCTGATGAAGGAAAACGTGGAGCGGCCCACTCACCTCATCGGGCTGAACCGCCTCCCGCTTGCTAAAATCCAAAATAACCCCGAGGGTGGCCTACGCCTCGGAGCCTTGGCTACCAACGCCGATACCGCCTGGCACCCCGAAGTGGAGAAGCGTTATCCGTTGCTCTCGCAGGCTATTCTGGCGGGTGCTTCGCCGCAGCTGCGCAACATGGCCACCAACGGGGGCAACCTCATGCAGCGCACCCGCTGCTATTATTTCTATGACACGGCCACGCCCTGCAACAAGCGCGAGCCGGGCTCAGGCTGCTCGGCTATTGGGGGCTACAACCGTATTCACGCAATACTAGGCACCAGCCAGAGCTGCATTGCTACGCACCCCTCTGATATGTGCATTGCTCTGGCAGCCCTGGAAGCTGTGGTGCGCGTGAGCGGCCCCAATGGGGAACGTACCATCGACTTTACCGATTTCCACCGCCTGCCCGGCAATGCCCCGCACATTGATAACACCCTGCGGCCCGGCGAGCTGATTACGGGCCTGGACTTGCCGGCCAAAGGCTTTGAGAAAAACTACTCCTACCTGAAGCTGCGCGACCGAACTTCCTACGCCTTCGCGCTGGTTTCAGTAGCCGCTGCCCTGGAGCTGGACGGCAATACCATTAAGGAGGCGCGGCTGGCGCTGGGTGGCGTGGCCCACAAGCCCTGGCGCGACACCGACGTGGAAGACTCGCTGAAGGGGCAACCCGCTACGGCCGAGACGTTCCGCAAAGCCGCTACCCAACTGCTGCAGGGTGCCCGCGGCTTCGGCTCCAACGACTTCAAGGTGGAGCTGGCCAAGCGGGCCATTGTACGCGCCCTGAAACAAGCCACCGAGATGAAGCAGGGTCCTACTGATGTATTCTTAAATTCCAATCCATGA